From a single Nitrospira sp. genomic region:
- a CDS encoding Ppx/GppA family phosphatase, whose translation MTEPPRLTRRFAGIDIGTLTCRLLIADLTSGQPLKELQSERRILRLGEGVDQTKRLSSAAMDRTITCLQEWHNVINGYHVEAIAVVATSAVRDAGNRQEFLERVKREAGFHVEVITGDEEARRTLLGIRSGLPTGVTDILALDIGGGSTEFILDRPGWKPIVQSIDIGVVRLCERMLHHDPPTDEEVCQAREWVTRETKAAVAELGNYRRATFVGTAGTITSLAAMAQKLQAYEPARIHNYQLNLEMICDLERTLLNRTKAERVGLPGLEKNREEVIAAGSIIIRTIMETLGQQECLVSDLGLREGVLIDLARRIR comes from the coding sequence ATGACCGAACCGCCTCGGCTAACGCGCCGATTTGCCGGTATTGATATAGGCACCCTCACCTGTCGCTTGCTAATCGCAGACCTCACCTCCGGCCAGCCTCTCAAAGAACTTCAATCGGAACGGCGCATTCTCCGGCTGGGCGAGGGGGTTGATCAGACCAAACGATTGAGTTCAGCCGCCATGGATCGGACCATTACCTGCCTACAAGAATGGCACAACGTCATCAATGGCTATCATGTTGAGGCTATTGCCGTCGTGGCGACGAGCGCGGTTCGTGATGCGGGCAATCGCCAGGAGTTTCTTGAACGGGTGAAGCGGGAGGCTGGGTTTCACGTCGAAGTCATTACGGGTGACGAAGAAGCCCGGCGGACCTTGCTCGGGATTCGTTCAGGCCTGCCGACTGGGGTAACGGACATCCTGGCATTGGACATCGGGGGCGGGAGCACGGAATTTATTCTGGACAGGCCAGGTTGGAAGCCGATCGTGCAGTCAATTGATATTGGAGTCGTCCGCCTCTGCGAGCGGATGCTGCATCACGACCCACCGACTGATGAGGAGGTCTGTCAGGCGCGGGAATGGGTAACGCGAGAAACAAAAGCGGCTGTTGCTGAACTGGGTAATTATCGACGGGCGACATTTGTTGGCACAGCAGGTACGATTACATCCCTTGCCGCCATGGCTCAGAAGCTTCAGGCCTACGAACCCGCACGCATCCATAACTACCAGCTGAACCTGGAAATGATTTGCGACTTGGAGCGGACGTTGCTCAACAGAACCAAAGCCGAACGGGTCGGCCTTCCGGGCCTGGAGAAAAACCGCGAAGAAGTCATCGCCGCTGGCTCAATTATCATCCGTACGATCATGGAGACGCTGGGTCAGCAGGAGTGCCTGGTGAGTGATTTGGGGCTGAGAGAAGGCGTGCTGATCGATCTTGCAAGACGTATTCGCTAA